tgaaaaacGGCAGGAAAATCATATGACAGAAAATATGTAAACATAGCTCCGATtggtctttggcaatggaagatgacacaaAACGGCTAcaagagaacacaagtacggtcgaGTATGCATATTGAGATTCACACAATGTATCCCATTCCAGCACCATTCAGTCATTCAATAAGCCCTTGATATAGGTGCTCAAAATACTATATTAAATTCATATTTATGTACACATGTATTTATGGATGCACATGTTGAATAATGACCCAGCCATATCCTTGTAATTTTGTAGGATTTTTTTCAGTCTATACTTGGCTCAAACAGTCTAAAAAAAGCCATAGAGGAGGCTGAGAAGCTATCGGAGAGCCTTAAACTCAGGTTAGTGTTGTATGTTTattcaaaattatttttgttgttattcAAACGTTGGGATGTGCCCTTAACTTGGAAACGAGTAGAAAGCCTCGCGGCTTGATGTCCGTCTATCGCACTGTGTCCACACGAGCGCTCTGTGCTTCCCGTGGTCTGTGGACAGGTACGAAGAGGCTGAGGTACGGAGGAAGCTGGAAGAACGGGAGAggcaggaggagaagaagaggaggggggagaatcCGGGACAGGCCCTGGGCAAGGGCTCGCTAAAGGACTCTGCAGGAGCGGAAAAGGAGACAAAGAAGGTGAGatgactaaaaaaaaataatcaagggCTGTAAAAGTCTGAGCAACACTAACTCACAGGACCTCACCAGCACACCCCAAGATGCCTGCCATGTCAGAAAACATCCAAATATAGAAACAAGCTGCAGCAGCTATGTACATAATCTTTTTTCTAAGGACTTCTATTGATCAGTAAAGAGGCTTTAATGGGGAAATAATGTCATGATTTTGTCTGCAAAAAATCTACGGAAAAGAAACCTACTGTGTTCATTGCCTTAAAACAGGATGCTGATGTAGCCAGTTATTTCAGTATAGTGAGATTCCTTTTTCGGAAGCCATCCTCGGCAAATGTCCGTTATAACATGGCTTGGCTGTAAGTGGAAttatgatttttattactgataCATTTGAATGTTaacttttcttgtgttttttgtttgctgcAGTTAAAATGGGGGAAAAAGGACAATAAGAAGGAAAATGGTAAGGAGGATTTTTCTTAGGGACTTTTGGCACTTTTCCACTTTCCGTACCCGACCCGTATCTGACCCGTACCGTGAACTGgcagttttccattgtaaattatctGAGCCACACTCAAGTGATAACTATAGAGCTGTGTTTCACAACCTAGTTTTCTAAGTTCCCCTGAGGGGccacattttttctccctcctggctcccaacacacctgtaccaggtattggGTCTTCTTGATTGTTTGGCTCGTTtgtgattgtttggttcaggtgtgctgAGAGCTAGGTAGGACTGTCTGGGAGTCTCTGAGGAATGGGTAGCGAAAGACTGCTGTAGAGGAAAGCTGTTTATTAGAGGGACCTGCTTGTTTCACATCCACTGCATTACCCAAGAGTGACccctcctcctgcccccccagcaGCTGGTGCCTCTCCTGGGGGGGTCGCCCCGGAGCAGCTGTTTCAGATGATGAGGGATCAGTGCCTACGGATCATCATCATGGATGCCCGGAGCAGGAAGGATTTTGAGGAGTCGCAGATCCAGGTGCCCACGCAGCGCTGCATCAGTGTTCCAGAGGAGGCCATCAGCCCGGGGTAGGAGATTCACTGCAGGATGGGTGGCGGCTGCACAGCCCTGCAAGCCAAAAGCATGATTCTTTCACCAATAGAAGAGAAAACTGTTTATTACCACCATTAATCTTTCTAAGAAAATCTGTAATTACATTGCACCTTGTGCAATTTAAGAAACTAGTTTGTGTGAATGTTGATTTCTTAGTTATTCCTCCTGAGTTGCACTGAATGCTTTCTCAGATCATTACGCATTTttgtacaggaaaaaaaaatcattgaaaTGCACCTATAAGGCTAAACTGCAGAGTTTATCACGATGTGTCATTCAAACTCATTAGTACACTGACAACTTCCTGTCATCAGAATAACTGCCAGTCAGATTGAGGCGAAACTCCCTGCATGCTCGAGAGGAGAGTGGGACCACCGTGGATTTGCTGACTACATTGTCCTGCTGGACTGGTCCAGCTCAGCAGGGGACCTGAAGCTGGGGACGACGCTTTGCAGCCTGAAAGACGCCCTCTACAAAGTGAGAACTTACCCAAGGATGAGTCAGGGTAGCCAAAACCCAAGGGAGGACGGCTTGATCTTAAAAATAAGCATTTTCTAGCCCAGTGGTATTTTGGTGAGAAACATGGGTTTGCTTTGCAGTGGGACAGCAAGACAGTGCTGCGGAGTGAACCTCTGGTGCTGGAAGGCGGTTATGAAAACTGGCTTCTGTTCTATCCTATGTACACCTCTAATGCCAAAGTCAGACCACCCAGGCAGGAGACTGTTGACATAATCCCAAAGTGTAAGTACGCGTTCTAAAGCAATGATGTTTGGTGGTAAACATTGCTTCTCAAATTCTGTTCATAAGCTTTTACTAGCCAGAACTGTGTGTAGGCAGCTGAGCAGTGAGATGTAGTTCAGCTCCAGTTGAAGTTCACAAACTCAGTGTAGTAAAATACCTTGTATTCCGTGATGCAAGCAGTGAATTTCAACTACCCCTCGCTTGAGGAGCCAGATCCTGGAGAAGACGCTGGGGAAGAGTCACCTGTGCAGGTCAATGGGGATTCGGGCCGCATGGATGATAAGGGGGTGGAACCAAAGGATCTTGAAGCATCAAGCATCGCGTCTCAAGAGAAAACGAAAAAAGGCTCGTCCGTCCATTCTGGCTTCAGAACTAAACCTATACCACAGGTGAGGGGCATCTTAGTAGCTTGCTGCAGACCTCTGGTTGAATTCACTCCGTTTCAGATGCGAGTCATTGGCATGGAGAAAGAGTTAATTCATGCCTATTTAGTTCTGCAAAAATTGTATCCTTGTGACTATTATATCTTTTCCAGTTTGATCGTGCAAAAAAGCCAGCTATCAAAAAATCTGATGGTGCCAGGTCATCAAACACCTTAGCTAAGGACCAGCAACCGGCGCAGAATGGACCTGCAATTCCAGACCGCTCTGTTAAGCCTGGTCTGAGTCCCAAGCAGACTACAAGGGCGGAAGAGAGGAACCATGTACAAACAGACCCAAGCAAGCCAATGCAGGCTAAGAGAGAAGAGGAGAGGCAGAAGGAAGATAGCAAGAAGGAAGGGGAgcggggggaggaggaggaggtggcagATGAAAGCCGAGGAGAAGGGAAAGAGGAGAGGCGGCAGGACAGGAAGAGGCTGGAGAGACAAGAGGCGGCTAAAGATGAGCAGGAGGAAGAAGTGGTGGAGAGGAAAGACAGGAGATGGAAGAGCAGCCAAAGTGCTGAGCAGGCAAAGAACATGCCTCTGGACTGGCCTGCCCCGAAGAGCGTAGTCAGTGAAATCAAGGTCAGTCTCTCCCCGGCAGTCAGTGTCCCTCTGTGACTCATAATTATGGCCCTGATTTAGGTCTCGAGCCTCCTGTCTGGGAGGGTCACGTCTTTTCTAGGTTACTGTTTCTTAACCCAGTCATCAGGGACCCCCATGGTtcctccctctcagctcccagccaatcaaggaccccaaatacctggtacaggtgtgttaggagctgggaaggagcaaatatgcagactgtctgggggtctccGAAGCCtgatttgagaaacactggtgtacAGTAATGCAGGGTATGTCACATTCAGATCGTCTACTCCGTGCTACATAAGTCCAGTATAAGATGACCCATGTTAGTAGTGAATGATTAGTGCTTTGGGTGGTAGTTAGTGTGAATTACATTTAGATGATCATAAGATGCTTGCTCTCATCATCGTATTTAAGCGCCTTGAAGGATTTATGAAAAGTGCCTGATTGTGTTCCAGAGGGAGCCGCTGACCAGGGCGAGAAGTGAGGAGATGGGGCGGACGGTCCCAGGTCTTCCCGATGGCTGGATGAAGGTATTGACATTGACATCTCACTCCCAGGATGCCGCATACGTACCTGTTGTCATGACAGCACCAAAGGCCACGCTTTGGTTATACATCATCACATTTGCACTCCTATGTGTTTCTCAGTTCCTGGACACGGTGACGGGAACGTACCGGTACTACCACTCCCCCACCAACAGGGTACACCTGTACCCCCCCGAAGTGAGCGTATCCCAGACGCCCCCAGCCACGCCTCCAACCCCCAAACAGAAGAAAGTGCAGCGGCGCGCTGTCGAGCCCGACAGTGACCACGCCAAACTGAAACGCTCTTACTCGTCGCCCGACATCACGCAGTCGCTTCAAGAAGAGGGACCCAAGAAGCTGCCAGCCACACCCGTCATCAACAGAGAAATCAAGTTGGTCTTCAAACGCCTGCTGTGCTTTTCTGCCCGATAGCTTTGACTCTTAGGTTTACCCACTAATGTTTCCTTGCTCCAGGCCGCCCAGAGTGACCCCTTACGCTAAAACCGAGATCTCCTGGCTCTCTGCTGCCAAAATCCGCAATCTGAACCCCATGTTTGGGGGACTGGGGGTGTCACTGACCGGGCTGCGTAACCTTGGCAACACTTGTTACATGAACTCCATCTTGCAATGTCTGTGTAACACCCCTGCAATGGCTGAGTACTTCAATAAGAACTACTACCAGGAAGACATTAATAGGTAGGAGCCTACCTGTAATGGGGCCTCCGGGGACCCGTCCGGCTGCTAGAGACAGGGCTGTTTGACGTTGATGCTAAGATACCAACCAGTGCTCTCTGTGTTTATAGATTCAACATCTTGGGGCACAAGGGTGAGGTGGCAGAGGAGTTTGGTGTGGTTGTGAAGGCGCTGTGGTCTGGGCTATATAAGTACATCAGCCCCCGGGATTTCAAGGTCACCATTGGCAAGATCAACGAGCAGTTCGCCGGCTACGAGCAGCAGGATTCCCAGGAGCTGCTGCTCTTCCTCATGGACGGTCTCCATGAGGACCTGAACAAAGTAAGGCCGTCTGCTTTGCCTATGCTTTTGTATGGTTAGTTCTGTAGATTGTTCAGAACCTACAACCTGAATATTGTCACACTTAGCAAGCTATGTGGGTTGAATAACCCCcctttttacttttaaaaattcTTCTGTTGATTAAATTTGCACAAATATTGTAAGACTTTCGGTGCCAGTGGAATTTATACTGCACTGAACTTGGCAACATTCTGTTGCGTCACCGTTAAAGGAAAAGAGATTCCGTGTTATACTGTAATTTACATGTTGACttattttttcctttcattTGGTTTTCATTTTGATGGCCTAATTAGAGAGTAAGTAAACTTCCTGTGCTTTCCCTGGTGTTTTCTATGTGTGTTTTCAGTATGTTGAGTGTCTCGCTGTTTAGATGTTGTATCAGGACTCTTCCTACTTCCTGTTCCGTCATGGATTCCTTGTGATGATGTTAATATCGATCCACCGTCTTGTTCACAGTCCAGTTTATTCCTAAGAGTCCTTCCTGATGGGGCCTAGTGTATTGAGGTTGGTTATGTAAATgtattgccccccccctcccccactccatATCATATTATCAAAACACTCCCTGTCTTCTCCTGCCACCTCCCCTACATGCCATCTCAGGTAGTTTCCTAAATCAGTCAAGACTAACACACCACGGCACCCTGTGGTGTGGTGAGCACCCTGAATTCACACGTTAATGTTCACTTCTGTTCCATGTGAGCGTGAAGTAGTTTAGCGGCAATAAACTGTAGCGTAGGCAACGTCATACAGTTAAAATACTTTGGGATTCACAGGCGTGCCTTGCAGGTTTTTGGCCACATAGGATGACCGTGTCATTACCGCAAATAGCAGCACTTCATGATGGTCAGAAGAGAGAGTTCTGACATGTTTATCTTCCAATCAGGCTGACAACCGCAAAAGATACAAGGAGGAAACCATTGACCACCTGGATGATTTCAAGGCAGCAGAATTAGCCTGGAGCAAACACAAGCTGCTCAATGAGTCTGTCATCGTAGCcctgttccagggtcagttcaAATCCACCGTTCAGTGTCTGACATGCCACCGGAAGTCCCGCACCTTCGAGACGTTCATGTACCTATCCCTGCCACTGGCATCCACTAACAGGTGTACCCTGCAGGTAACGTCCCTGTTCTCCTGCGGCATTGTCCCGTGGCCTGGTCACAGGTGACTCATGACAGCGTCCACTTCCTCTTTCCTGCAGGACTGCCTGAAGCTCTTCTCCAAAGAAGAGAAGCTAACTGATAGCAACAGGGTCCTCTGTAGACAATGTAAGGTCCACAGAGATGCCACCAAGAAGTTGGAAATCTGGAAAGTTCCACCAATTCTGCTGGTGCACTTGAAAAGGTAAAAGTCACAGTCATTGTACTGGCAAACAGAAGGGATTCACTCATTTTATCGTAGGTTTCAAGTGTCAGTTTTCATCCTTTTGAACATGGATCTCTTGTGACCTTTTCTAGATTTTCTTATGAAGGTCGCTGGAAACAGAAGCTGCAGACGTCGGTCGACTTCCCCCTTGAGAACCTGGATTTGGCTCAATATGTTATCGGCCCAAAACACAACTTGAAAAAGTATAACTTGATCGGAGTATCTGTAAGTAGACCCAACACACAGGAATCTTAGAGTGTGTGCGTACGACAGGGCTCTCTGTGACCGCTAGGGTAGAGCTTCCCAACCACTCCGTAGCCACAGGGCTGTGGAGCACTGGGGGATTTGTGGttcatttccaaaaataaactatatatttttaattgtttcTGGCCCCTCGCAAACAAACATACTGTTTGAAAACTGATCGATCTGCTGCCCCCTCGATCATTGTACCGGTCTGTGAATTTTTTGTACAACATCTACTGGTCCGTGGATACCCGGACACTGGTCCCCTAGTCTAGGGGGTTTCAGTTCTTTAACAAATGTTCTAACAAAACTCAAACTCAACCTGTAAATAAACATTCCCCATTTCCTAATGTAAGTGAAGTACATCTTCAACAAGTGCAGTTGCAGGAATCCGCAGCCTTGTACTGTCATACTTGCGGCACAGCTTTCTGCCCTGTACAGTATCCACACCCTGCAAATGTGCTGTGGTTTCAGTCGCCATTTCTGCCCCTCCACAGAACCACTACGG
The Paramormyrops kingsleyae isolate MSU_618 chromosome 13, PKINGS_0.4, whole genome shotgun sequence DNA segment above includes these coding regions:
- the LOC111846676 gene encoding ubiquitin carboxyl-terminal hydrolase 8-like isoform X2; amino-acid sequence: MPAVTTEVKELYLCTSLGELNKKAEIKPDKTSTRSYVQSACKIFKAAEECRLDRDEEKAYVLYMKYLTVYDLIKKRPDFKQQQDFFQSILGSNSLKKAIEEAEKLSESLKLRYEEAEVRRKLEERERQEEKKRRGENPGQALGKGSLKDSAGAEKETKKLKWGKKDNKKENAAGASPGGVAPEQLFQMMRDQCLRIIIMDARSRKDFEESQIQVPTQRCISVPEEAISPGITASQIEAKLPACSRGEWDHRGFADYIVLLDWSSSAGDLKLGTTLCSLKDALYKWDSKTVLRSEPLVLEGGYENWLLFYPMYTSNAKVRPPRQETVDIIPKLNFNYPSLEEPDPGEDAGEESPVQVNGDSGRMDDKGVEPKDLEASSIASQEKTKKGSSVHSGFRTKPIPQFDRAKKPAIKKSDGARSSNTLAKDQQPAQNGPAIPDRSVKPGLSPKQTTRAEERNHVQTDPSKPMQAKREEERQKEDSKKEGERGEEEEVADESRGEGKEERRQDRKRLERQEAAKDEQEEEVVERKDRRWKSSQSAEQAKNMPLDWPAPKSVVSEIKREPLTRARSEEMGRTVPGLPDGWMKFLDTVTGTYRYYHSPTNRVHLYPPEVSVSQTPPATPPTPKQKKVQRRAVEPDSDHAKLKRSYSSPDITQSLQEEGPKKLPATPVINREIKPPRVTPYAKTEISWLSAAKIRNLNPMFGGLGVSLTGLRNLGNTCYMNSILQCLCNTPAMAEYFNKNYYQEDINRFNILGHKGEVAEEFGVVVKALWSGLYKYISPRDFKVTIGKINEQFAGYEQQDSQELLLFLMDGLHEDLNKADNRKRYKEETIDHLDDFKAAELAWSKHKLLNESVIVALFQGQFKSTVQCLTCHRKSRTFETFMYLSLPLASTNRCTLQDCLKLFSKEEKLTDSNRVLCRQCKVHRDATKKLEIWKVPPILLVHLKRFSYEGRWKQKLQTSVDFPLENLDLAQYVIGPKHNLKKYNLIGVSNHYGGLDGGHYTAYCKNAQKQRWFKFDDHEVTDIPASSVKSSAAYIFFYTAL
- the LOC111846676 gene encoding ubiquitin carboxyl-terminal hydrolase 8-like isoform X1, with amino-acid sequence MMPAVTTEVKELYLCTSLGELNKKAEIKPDKTSTRSYVQSACKIFKAAEECRLDRDEEKAYVLYMKYLTVYDLIKKRPDFKQQQDFFQSILGSNSLKKAIEEAEKLSESLKLRYEEAEVRRKLEERERQEEKKRRGENPGQALGKGSLKDSAGAEKETKKLKWGKKDNKKENAAGASPGGVAPEQLFQMMRDQCLRIIIMDARSRKDFEESQIQVPTQRCISVPEEAISPGITASQIEAKLPACSRGEWDHRGFADYIVLLDWSSSAGDLKLGTTLCSLKDALYKWDSKTVLRSEPLVLEGGYENWLLFYPMYTSNAKVRPPRQETVDIIPKLNFNYPSLEEPDPGEDAGEESPVQVNGDSGRMDDKGVEPKDLEASSIASQEKTKKGSSVHSGFRTKPIPQFDRAKKPAIKKSDGARSSNTLAKDQQPAQNGPAIPDRSVKPGLSPKQTTRAEERNHVQTDPSKPMQAKREEERQKEDSKKEGERGEEEEVADESRGEGKEERRQDRKRLERQEAAKDEQEEEVVERKDRRWKSSQSAEQAKNMPLDWPAPKSVVSEIKREPLTRARSEEMGRTVPGLPDGWMKFLDTVTGTYRYYHSPTNRVHLYPPEVSVSQTPPATPPTPKQKKVQRRAVEPDSDHAKLKRSYSSPDITQSLQEEGPKKLPATPVINREIKPPRVTPYAKTEISWLSAAKIRNLNPMFGGLGVSLTGLRNLGNTCYMNSILQCLCNTPAMAEYFNKNYYQEDINRFNILGHKGEVAEEFGVVVKALWSGLYKYISPRDFKVTIGKINEQFAGYEQQDSQELLLFLMDGLHEDLNKADNRKRYKEETIDHLDDFKAAELAWSKHKLLNESVIVALFQGQFKSTVQCLTCHRKSRTFETFMYLSLPLASTNRCTLQDCLKLFSKEEKLTDSNRVLCRQCKVHRDATKKLEIWKVPPILLVHLKRFSYEGRWKQKLQTSVDFPLENLDLAQYVIGPKHNLKKYNLIGVSNHYGGLDGGHYTAYCKNAQKQRWFKFDDHEVTDIPASSVKSSAAYIFFYTAL
- the LOC111846676 gene encoding ubiquitin carboxyl-terminal hydrolase 8-like isoform X3, which gives rise to MMPAVTTEVKELYLCTSLGELNKKAEIKPDKTSTRSYVQSACKIFKAAEECRLDRDEEKAYVLYMKYLTVYDLIKKRPDFKQQQDFFQSILGSNSLKKAIEEAEKLSESLKLRYEEAEVRRKLEERERQEEKKRRGENPGQALGKGSLKDSAGAEKETKKLKWGKKDNKKENAGASPGGVAPEQLFQMMRDQCLRIIIMDARSRKDFEESQIQVPTQRCISVPEEAISPGITASQIEAKLPACSRGEWDHRGFADYIVLLDWSSSAGDLKLGTTLCSLKDALYKWDSKTVLRSEPLVLEGGYENWLLFYPMYTSNAKVRPPRQETVDIIPKLNFNYPSLEEPDPGEDAGEESPVQVNGDSGRMDDKGVEPKDLEASSIASQEKTKKGSSVHSGFRTKPIPQFDRAKKPAIKKSDGARSSNTLAKDQQPAQNGPAIPDRSVKPGLSPKQTTRAEERNHVQTDPSKPMQAKREEERQKEDSKKEGERGEEEEVADESRGEGKEERRQDRKRLERQEAAKDEQEEEVVERKDRRWKSSQSAEQAKNMPLDWPAPKSVVSEIKREPLTRARSEEMGRTVPGLPDGWMKFLDTVTGTYRYYHSPTNRVHLYPPEVSVSQTPPATPPTPKQKKVQRRAVEPDSDHAKLKRSYSSPDITQSLQEEGPKKLPATPVINREIKPPRVTPYAKTEISWLSAAKIRNLNPMFGGLGVSLTGLRNLGNTCYMNSILQCLCNTPAMAEYFNKNYYQEDINRFNILGHKGEVAEEFGVVVKALWSGLYKYISPRDFKVTIGKINEQFAGYEQQDSQELLLFLMDGLHEDLNKADNRKRYKEETIDHLDDFKAAELAWSKHKLLNESVIVALFQGQFKSTVQCLTCHRKSRTFETFMYLSLPLASTNRCTLQDCLKLFSKEEKLTDSNRVLCRQCKVHRDATKKLEIWKVPPILLVHLKRFSYEGRWKQKLQTSVDFPLENLDLAQYVIGPKHNLKKYNLIGVSNHYGGLDGGHYTAYCKNAQKQRWFKFDDHEVTDIPASSVKSSAAYIFFYTAL